A genomic segment from Triticum dicoccoides isolate Atlit2015 ecotype Zavitan chromosome 1A, WEW_v2.0, whole genome shotgun sequence encodes:
- the LOC119289305 gene encoding probable polygalacturonase At1g80170 isoform X1 — translation MATAMALLRLAVLAGAVALLLPAVAEARILLSLDDFGAVGDGIADDTQALVDAWTAACASTNGHVVIHVPAGRSYQIWPVTLAGPCRDEIMIFVRSFLPACLPPRALLSSGMHAPARLRSSSLGLCPCPAGQVSGNIIAPDSPEDWERRDGGKWLHFFQVQDLTVSGGGVIDGRGQEWWAQACKGRHRNDKHCTAPDAPKALHFEECHGVRVQGVTLQNGQQHHLTFTRCSNARASFLRVASPESSPGTDGIHLVNSISVHVNDVHIATGGACVSMVGNCTDVRLRYVSCGPGNGISIGSIGETPVADRLEKIEVDTMFIANTSNGLLIKTWQDGCGYARKVKFANVVMKNVSDPIIIDQYRSEHPTPCGSTAATRTVAVEKIDYVNIAGTSASKRAVTFSCSDVVPCRQVSLKDVNLKRLSGRGASAYCRSASGKAAGVVVPESCLDGTRGAAGDEEE, via the exons atggcgacggcgatggctctGCTCCGCCTCGCGGTCCTCGCCGGCGCCGTCGCGCTCCTCCTGCCGGCCGTCGCCGAGGCCCGCATCCTCCTCTCGCTCGACGACTTCGGCGCCGTCGGCGACGGCATCGCCGACGACACGCAG GCCCTGGTGGACGCATGGACGGCGGCCTGCGCCAGCACCAACGGCCACGTGGTCATCCACGTGCCCGCCGGCAGGTCGTACCAGATCTGGCCGGTGACGCTCGCCGGGCCCTGCAGGGACGAGATCATGATCTTCGTACGCTCCTTCCTTCCTGCCTGCCTGCCGCCGCGTGCGCTTCTCTCGTCCGGCATGCACGCACCTGCGCGTCTTCGCTCATCGAGTCTTGGTTTGTGCCCCTGCCCGGCGGGACAGGTCTCCGGGAACATCATCGCGCCGGACAGCCCGGAGGACTGGGAGCGGCGCGACGGCGGCAAGTGGCTGCACTTCTTCCAGGTGCAGGACCTGACGGTGAGCGGCGGCGGCGTCATCGACGGCCGCGGGCAGGAGTGGTGGGCGCAGGCCTGCAAGGGGAGGCACCGCAACGACAAG CATTGCACAGCCCCGGATGCTCCCAAG GCGCTTCACTTCGAGGAGTGTCACGGGGTGCGGGTGCAGGGCGTGACGCTGCAGAACGGGCAGCAGCACCACCTGACCTTCACCCGCTGCTCCAACGCCAGGGCCAGCTTCCTCAGGGTGGCCTCGCCGGAGAGCAGCCCGGGCACCGACGGCATCCACCTCGTCAACTCCATCAGCGTCCACGTCAACGATGTCCACATCGCCACAG GCGGCGCTTGCGTGTCCATGGTCGGCAATTGCACCGACGTCCGCCTCAGATACGTCTCCTGCGGACCTGGCAATGGCATCAG TATTGGGAGCATAGGCGAGACCCCGGTGGCTGACAGGCTCGAAAAGATCGAGGTGGACACCATGTTCATCGCCAACACCTCCAACGGCCTCCTCATCAAGACCTGGCAG GATGGCTGCGGCTACGCGCGCAAGGTGAAGTTCGCCAACGTGGTGATGAAGAACGTCTCCGACCCCATCATCATCGACCAGTACCGCTCCGAGCACCCCACACCCTGCGGATCGACCGCG GCGACGAGGACGGTGGCGGTGGAGAAGATCGACTACGTGAACATCGCCGGCACGTCGGCGTCGAAGCGGGCGGTGACCTTCTCGTGCAGCGACGTCGTGCCGTGCAGGCAGGTGTCGCTCAAGGACGTGAACCTGAAGCGCCTCAGCGGCCGCGGCGCCTCCGCCTACTGCCGCAGCGCGTCCGGGAAGGCCGCCGGCGTCGTCGTCCCGGAGTCCTGCCTCGACGGAACCAGGGGGgccgctggcgacgaggaggagtgA
- the LOC119289305 gene encoding probable polygalacturonase At1g80170 isoform X2, whose amino-acid sequence MATAMALLRLAVLAGAVALLLPAVAEARILLSLDDFGAVGDGIADDTQALVDAWTAACASTNGHVVIHVPAGRSYQIWPVTLAGPCRDEIMIFVSGNIIAPDSPEDWERRDGGKWLHFFQVQDLTVSGGGVIDGRGQEWWAQACKGRHRNDKHCTAPDAPKALHFEECHGVRVQGVTLQNGQQHHLTFTRCSNARASFLRVASPESSPGTDGIHLVNSISVHVNDVHIATGGACVSMVGNCTDVRLRYVSCGPGNGISIGSIGETPVADRLEKIEVDTMFIANTSNGLLIKTWQDGCGYARKVKFANVVMKNVSDPIIIDQYRSEHPTPCGSTAATRTVAVEKIDYVNIAGTSASKRAVTFSCSDVVPCRQVSLKDVNLKRLSGRGASAYCRSASGKAAGVVVPESCLDGTRGAAGDEEE is encoded by the exons atggcgacggcgatggctctGCTCCGCCTCGCGGTCCTCGCCGGCGCCGTCGCGCTCCTCCTGCCGGCCGTCGCCGAGGCCCGCATCCTCCTCTCGCTCGACGACTTCGGCGCCGTCGGCGACGGCATCGCCGACGACACGCAG GCCCTGGTGGACGCATGGACGGCGGCCTGCGCCAGCACCAACGGCCACGTGGTCATCCACGTGCCCGCCGGCAGGTCGTACCAGATCTGGCCGGTGACGCTCGCCGGGCCCTGCAGGGACGAGATCATGATCTTC GTCTCCGGGAACATCATCGCGCCGGACAGCCCGGAGGACTGGGAGCGGCGCGACGGCGGCAAGTGGCTGCACTTCTTCCAGGTGCAGGACCTGACGGTGAGCGGCGGCGGCGTCATCGACGGCCGCGGGCAGGAGTGGTGGGCGCAGGCCTGCAAGGGGAGGCACCGCAACGACAAG CATTGCACAGCCCCGGATGCTCCCAAG GCGCTTCACTTCGAGGAGTGTCACGGGGTGCGGGTGCAGGGCGTGACGCTGCAGAACGGGCAGCAGCACCACCTGACCTTCACCCGCTGCTCCAACGCCAGGGCCAGCTTCCTCAGGGTGGCCTCGCCGGAGAGCAGCCCGGGCACCGACGGCATCCACCTCGTCAACTCCATCAGCGTCCACGTCAACGATGTCCACATCGCCACAG GCGGCGCTTGCGTGTCCATGGTCGGCAATTGCACCGACGTCCGCCTCAGATACGTCTCCTGCGGACCTGGCAATGGCATCAG TATTGGGAGCATAGGCGAGACCCCGGTGGCTGACAGGCTCGAAAAGATCGAGGTGGACACCATGTTCATCGCCAACACCTCCAACGGCCTCCTCATCAAGACCTGGCAG GATGGCTGCGGCTACGCGCGCAAGGTGAAGTTCGCCAACGTGGTGATGAAGAACGTCTCCGACCCCATCATCATCGACCAGTACCGCTCCGAGCACCCCACACCCTGCGGATCGACCGCG GCGACGAGGACGGTGGCGGTGGAGAAGATCGACTACGTGAACATCGCCGGCACGTCGGCGTCGAAGCGGGCGGTGACCTTCTCGTGCAGCGACGTCGTGCCGTGCAGGCAGGTGTCGCTCAAGGACGTGAACCTGAAGCGCCTCAGCGGCCGCGGCGCCTCCGCCTACTGCCGCAGCGCGTCCGGGAAGGCCGCCGGCGTCGTCGTCCCGGAGTCCTGCCTCGACGGAACCAGGGGGgccgctggcgacgaggaggagtgA